One window of Chryseobacterium sp. JJR-5R genomic DNA carries:
- a CDS encoding DEAD/DEAH box helicase, whose protein sequence is MISFKHLNLINPIVRAVTEAGYSRPTEIQYTAIPHILAGKDILGCVQAGMGKTAAFAMPVMQLLKKNTPDHNEIRILILTPTRELAVQVEDDFKMYSKYLPLSQLCIFEGVSAGGQLAALRKRVDILIATPGRLLELINQRHIDLSKIEILILDEADIMFDLELISEVKKIVQMTPKKRQTLFFSATMPAEIRAFAGSLLQNPAEVAVLPKAQNIPPPVYPDKRNIPNVPIELTMPAAAQDFRYKN, encoded by the coding sequence ATGATAAGCTTTAAACATTTAAATCTCATTAATCCTATTGTCCGTGCCGTTACGGAAGCCGGATATTCCAGGCCTACCGAAATTCAGTATACTGCAATTCCCCATATTTTAGCGGGAAAGGATATCCTAGGATGCGTACAGGCGGGAATGGGAAAAACAGCCGCATTTGCAATGCCCGTTATGCAGCTTCTGAAAAAAAACACGCCAGACCATAATGAAATAAGAATCCTTATCCTGACCCCGACACGTGAACTGGCGGTGCAGGTTGAAGATGATTTTAAGATGTACAGCAAATACCTCCCTTTGTCCCAACTCTGTATTTTTGAAGGTGTTTCTGCAGGAGGCCAGCTGGCAGCCTTAAGAAAGAGAGTGGATATCCTCATTGCAACACCGGGAAGGCTTCTGGAACTGATAAACCAAAGGCATATTGATCTTTCTAAAATCGAAATACTGATACTGGATGAAGCCGATATCATGTTTGATCTGGAGCTGATCAGTGAGGTAAAGAAAATCGTACAGATGACCCCAAAAAAGAGACAGACTTTGTTTTTCTCCGCTACGATGCCTGCAGAGATCCGTGCTTTTGCCGGGAGCCTGCTCCAGAATCCGGCAGAAGTTGCCGTTTTACCGAAAGCACAGAATATCCCGCCGCCGGTGTATCCTGATAAAAGAAATATACCGAATGTACCGATAGAATTGACCATGCCTGCCGCCGCACAGGATTTCCGGTATAAGAACTAA
- a CDS encoding cold-shock protein, with amino-acid sequence MQEGTVKFFNETKGFGFISPSDGSSDIFVHSSGLAVRSIRENDKVVFDVQKGEKGLNAVNVKLA; translated from the coding sequence ATGCAAGAAGGCACCGTAAAATTTTTTAACGAAACAAAAGGTTTCGGGTTTATTTCTCCGTCAGACGGAAGCAGTGATATATTTGTACATTCTTCAGGACTGGCTGTAAGGTCGATCCGTGAAAATGACAAAGTAGTTTTTGATGTACAGAAAGGCGAAAAGGGCTTAAATGCCGTTAACGTTAAGCTTGCATAA